A single genomic interval of Saccharothrix saharensis harbors:
- a CDS encoding gamma-glutamylcyclotransferase family protein yields MIDPTGRGRLASRPDALFAYGSLTFPEVLEVLLDRVPAYTPAAAPGWRIAALRNRPFPVLVPGAGVAAGVLLTDLTSAEWRIVDAFEARSYELRRLDLDIGRGWAYVAGAQADADWGVLAHDWVRDAFDLTPYLRRCSEWRQTAPVWR; encoded by the coding sequence GTGATCGACCCCACTGGGCGCGGCCGACTCGCGAGCCGACCGGATGCACTGTTCGCATATGGCAGCCTCACCTTCCCGGAAGTGCTCGAAGTCCTCCTCGACCGCGTACCGGCGTACACACCGGCCGCAGCACCCGGTTGGCGTATTGCGGCATTGCGGAATCGGCCGTTCCCCGTTCTCGTGCCCGGTGCGGGAGTAGCCGCCGGCGTGCTCCTCACCGACCTCACGTCAGCCGAATGGCGGATCGTCGACGCGTTCGAGGCACGCTCCTACGAACTGCGCCGACTCGATCTCGACATCGGCCGCGGTTGGGCTTACGTCGCGGGCGCACAGGCGGACGCCGACTGGGGAGTGCTCGCCCACGACTGGGTCAGGGATGCCTTCGACTTGACCCCCTACCTGCGGCGATGCTCCGAATGGCGGCAGACCGCCCCGGTGTGGCGCTGA
- a CDS encoding SIS domain-containing protein — protein sequence MTGFAFDQHVLQQPDVVAALLDAELPALDPDRPVVFTGIGTSLHACRMAAAWTRIVTDGRVRPAAIDAHDLALSESVQPDDQVVVVSHRGTKRYPNRVLAAAREAGASTIAITGEGAHTPVADVVVRTCPQERASTHTVSYTAALVVLGRLVARAFDATGLAEALAEAPGAMRDTLALPLPTEAVDAVVSASPIIVTGTGLDAITADEVALKLKEGTYRWAEGLHTEFALHGTPAVFSSSTAAFLLRAADDGDRTADLQGLLDELDATTLVVAEDGDVRFAATHPLARPLVTVLPFQRLVSAAAVRLDANPDLTHLEAEPWASAIRAVQL from the coding sequence ATGACGGGCTTCGCCTTCGACCAGCACGTCCTGCAGCAGCCGGACGTGGTCGCGGCGCTGCTGGACGCCGAACTGCCCGCCCTGGACCCCGACCGCCCCGTCGTGTTCACGGGGATCGGCACGTCGCTGCACGCCTGCCGAATGGCCGCGGCGTGGACCCGGATCGTCACGGACGGCCGCGTCCGCCCGGCCGCCATCGACGCGCACGACCTCGCGCTGAGCGAATCCGTGCAGCCGGACGACCAGGTCGTCGTGGTCAGCCACAGGGGCACCAAGCGCTACCCGAACCGGGTGCTGGCCGCGGCCCGGGAGGCGGGGGCGTCGACGATCGCGATCACCGGCGAGGGGGCCCACACCCCCGTCGCCGACGTGGTCGTGCGCACCTGCCCCCAGGAGCGGGCGAGCACGCACACGGTGTCGTACACGGCGGCGCTCGTCGTGCTGGGACGCCTCGTGGCGCGGGCGTTCGACGCCACCGGACTGGCCGAGGCGCTCGCCGAGGCGCCTGGGGCGATGAGGGACACGCTCGCGCTGCCGCTTCCCACCGAAGCCGTGGACGCGGTCGTGTCCGCGTCCCCGATCATCGTCACCGGCACCGGACTCGACGCGATCACGGCGGACGAGGTGGCGCTGAAGCTCAAGGAAGGCACCTACCGCTGGGCGGAGGGCCTGCACACGGAGTTCGCGCTGCACGGCACCCCCGCGGTGTTCTCCTCCTCGACGGCCGCGTTCCTCCTCCGCGCCGCGGATGACGGTGACCGGACCGCCGACCTGCAGGGCCTGCTCGATGAACTGGACGCCACGACGCTGGTCGTCGCCGAGGACGGCGACGTGCGGTTCGCGGCAACCCACCCCTTGGCCCGTCCACTGGTGACCGTGCTGCCGTTCCAGCGGCTGGTGTCGGCGGCAGCCGTGCGCCTCGACGCGAACCCCGACCTCACGCACCTGGAAGCCGAACCGTGGGCAAGCGCGATCCGCGCCGTGCAGTTGTGA
- a CDS encoding diiron oxygenase — MTGLFIGCPALTACPKAALAALATAGTGHAAEPPAVPPEYRTPFATWFERASVRQAPRRVLDEGEEKHSFSPDLVPVAGHALVRALPGDVFEQVLTQHLYRYLDFTTKLEHLVVNRTVLGIAHRTLGVDLPEEMVFDAYKIYCDEAYHAVFSMDLLRQVRARTGIAPRLAPEPYFMTRLRRLQESLAPELRPLAELLFVVCSETLISATLAEVPDDARVHAAVRDTIRDHAQDEGRHHAYFASFLKYLWHQLSPPVRRHLAPLLPDLVLAFLHPDLPSVREELLAYGLSADDSEQVLAEVYDERKVREHARGTARLTLRYLTSVGVLDDPAARDRFEELGLLEGAPPE, encoded by the coding sequence GTGACCGGACTGTTCATCGGGTGTCCGGCTCTCACCGCGTGCCCGAAGGCGGCGCTGGCCGCGCTCGCCACAGCCGGTACCGGGCACGCGGCCGAACCACCCGCCGTACCCCCGGAGTACCGCACCCCGTTCGCGACCTGGTTCGAGCGGGCGAGCGTGCGGCAGGCGCCCCGGCGCGTGCTGGACGAGGGCGAGGAGAAGCACTCGTTCTCACCCGACCTCGTCCCGGTGGCCGGGCACGCACTCGTCCGCGCGCTGCCCGGGGACGTGTTCGAGCAGGTGCTCACCCAGCACCTGTACCGGTACCTGGACTTCACGACCAAGCTCGAGCACCTGGTCGTGAACCGCACGGTGCTGGGCATCGCCCACCGGACCCTCGGCGTGGACCTGCCCGAGGAGATGGTCTTCGACGCTTACAAGATCTACTGCGACGAGGCGTACCACGCGGTGTTCTCGATGGACCTGCTCCGGCAGGTTCGGGCCCGCACGGGCATCGCGCCCAGGCTCGCGCCCGAGCCGTACTTCATGACCCGGCTGCGGCGGTTGCAGGAGTCGCTGGCGCCGGAGCTGAGGCCGTTGGCGGAACTGCTGTTCGTGGTGTGCTCGGAGACGTTGATCTCGGCGACGCTCGCGGAGGTCCCGGACGACGCTCGTGTGCACGCGGCCGTGCGCGACACGATCCGCGACCACGCGCAAGACGAGGGACGCCATCACGCGTACTTCGCGTCGTTCCTGAAGTACCTGTGGCACCAGCTCAGCCCTCCTGTGCGCCGCCACCTCGCGCCGCTGCTGCCCGATCTGGTGCTCGCGTTCCTCCACCCCGACCTGCCCTCGGTGCGGGAGGAACTGCTCGCCTACGGCCTGTCCGCGGACGACTCCGAGCAGGTGCTCGCCGAGGTGTACGACGAGCGGAAGGTGCGTGAGCACGCCCGGGGCACCGCGCGGCTCACCTTGCGCTACCTCACGTCCGTCGGCGTGCTCGACGACCCTGCGGCGCGTGACCGCTTCGAAGAACTCGGACTGCTCGAAGGAGCCCCACCGGAATGA
- a CDS encoding WD40 repeat domain-containing protein, with amino-acid sequence MHNRIEGPVTGTAVMAGVIEGDVVVTTRTARAEAPWQVIVALVSLSLVSVSLAVWAVLSLEAAGRLVAVVLVLLSVSLVWWSFRAGRTATPLEERVTALRAEVVGQWRAEAAARGLQRPRPLRLRWRPTSRRARVGSAPAPPVGSLAMDPEDLRPVAHDLATAFLDGPHHQLVVLGEPGSGKTTLALLFTLAAASHDLVPVLLPVSGWHPHDPATGTGERVERWIARRVGADYGPVAEGVPVARLLPVLDGLDEMPPESLGAALKELERAAEAGLRMVLTCRGAEFEAAVVEVGALTRAAVVDIEPVRPEDVRTYLTQAEVEGLGPDRWRGVTEALTGDPGGPVAGALSTPLMISLARRVYQRPGDDPGKLTRLRTRRQVEHHLLDQFLVTVYPRDSDRARARRWLSFLAHHLRDRIGGTELEWWRLARAVPGTVMTAMVTGAVTLLGVLVGAVLTMPNAESMESVYGAAWGGVVGLAVGFLAGLNTARAAHAPDLPSRHRPGVVAARGVGRDIVTITAMLCGTAAVLLLGAFVFARPVAFEISAGIRDFVFDIPAWRSEKNVLTVLLLALIVIGIAVLTNGVGAGRAGMPHRGAPTARRLLQSLLTGSMAGLLVGTPWLIFGGIVQEMDAGARFWLSTAMLVGVPLAIGRWLAAPAPWRIAPSPLSVLRADRTATLLTGAVGGVCSGLVITAVVTLIAESPEGMLLWAVLVGSLTAVIAVFGTGTAWSVYVPARMWLALRGHLPWRLTSFLRDAHAKGILRSTGPAYQLRHNLLRDYLADHWQDTRIAGPAPLRIPRAHPALALIAAAALLTAATTLVEAQTPLHRVYYLDNYDSYWHAPTLLFSADGQRMSASAESGGWGAWEVESGSSVTGVPVTDYSTRRMGIDEKGEWCTLYREGVVKRVRCLEPALGPSESRRLEALIEDFSDEDFVVISPDGAKLAVAGLHGSLSLVELDFTAPTMTTVARTVGPSLQYAMTFSANSRVLAVANVDSISVIGIDVPRAWSQSNPGIVVDMAVSNDGEHVSTTDEDGRIHLWTRDGKHSVTTSRYASTAFSPDSRILAVAGEDGEITLWDTANRERTGVLDTHRTPIDDLAFSPDGRMLATAHGGRRVYLWHMSMP; translated from the coding sequence GTGCACAACCGCATCGAGGGGCCGGTGACCGGCACGGCAGTGATGGCGGGTGTGATCGAGGGGGACGTCGTCGTCACGACGCGGACGGCGCGCGCGGAGGCGCCGTGGCAGGTGATCGTCGCGCTCGTGTCCCTGAGCCTGGTGTCGGTTTCTTTGGCGGTGTGGGCCGTGCTGTCCCTCGAAGCCGCCGGCCGACTGGTTGCAGTGGTGCTCGTGCTGCTGTCGGTCTCGCTGGTGTGGTGGTCGTTCCGCGCGGGTCGCACCGCCACGCCGCTGGAGGAGCGCGTGACCGCGTTGCGGGCCGAGGTGGTCGGGCAGTGGCGGGCGGAGGCGGCGGCACGCGGGTTGCAGCGGCCGAGACCCCTGCGGTTGCGGTGGCGGCCGACCAGCCGCCGGGCCCGCGTCGGTTCCGCGCCGGCCCCGCCGGTCGGCAGCCTGGCCATGGATCCCGAGGATCTGCGGCCGGTGGCGCACGACCTGGCGACCGCGTTCCTGGACGGTCCCCACCACCAGTTGGTCGTGCTGGGGGAGCCGGGCTCGGGCAAGACGACGCTGGCCCTGCTGTTCACCCTGGCCGCCGCCTCCCACGACCTGGTCCCGGTGCTGCTGCCGGTGTCCGGGTGGCACCCGCACGACCCGGCCACCGGCACAGGCGAGCGCGTCGAGCGTTGGATCGCCCGCCGCGTGGGCGCGGACTACGGGCCGGTGGCCGAGGGCGTGCCGGTGGCGCGGCTGCTGCCGGTGCTGGACGGGCTCGACGAGATGCCGCCGGAGTCCCTCGGCGCGGCGCTGAAGGAGCTGGAACGCGCGGCGGAAGCAGGTCTGCGGATGGTGCTCACCTGCCGCGGTGCCGAGTTCGAGGCCGCGGTCGTCGAGGTCGGCGCCCTGACGCGCGCCGCGGTGGTCGACATCGAGCCCGTGCGTCCTGAGGACGTGCGGACCTATCTCACCCAGGCCGAGGTGGAAGGTCTTGGACCGGACCGCTGGCGCGGCGTGACCGAGGCCCTGACCGGTGATCCGGGCGGCCCGGTGGCCGGGGCGTTGTCCACGCCGTTGATGATCAGCCTGGCCCGACGAGTCTATCAGCGACCGGGTGACGACCCCGGCAAACTGACCCGACTCAGGACCAGGCGCCAGGTCGAGCATCACCTGCTCGACCAGTTCCTGGTCACCGTCTACCCCCGCGATAGCGACCGTGCTCGGGCTCGACGCTGGTTGAGCTTCCTCGCCCACCACCTGCGCGACCGGATCGGGGGCACCGAACTGGAGTGGTGGCGGCTCGCCAGAGCGGTCCCGGGAACCGTGATGACCGCCATGGTCACCGGTGCGGTCACCCTATTGGGCGTACTGGTGGGCGCTGTCTTGACGATGCCGAATGCCGAATCCATGGAATCGGTCTACGGTGCGGCGTGGGGTGGTGTTGTCGGCCTGGCGGTCGGGTTTCTAGCCGGCCTGAACACAGCCCGCGCCGCCCACGCCCCAGACCTCCCGTCCCGGCACCGCCCCGGCGTGGTCGCGGCGCGTGGAGTGGGCCGCGACATCGTGACCATCACCGCGATGCTGTGCGGGACGGCCGCGGTCCTCCTCCTGGGCGCGTTCGTGTTCGCGCGGCCCGTGGCGTTCGAGATCAGCGCCGGCATCCGCGATTTCGTCTTCGACATCCCGGCATGGCGGTCGGAGAAGAATGTGCTCACCGTGCTCCTACTCGCGCTGATCGTGATCGGCATCGCCGTTCTGACCAACGGCGTGGGTGCGGGCCGCGCCGGTATGCCGCACCGCGGCGCACCCACCGCGCGTCGGCTGCTGCAGTCGCTGCTGACGGGGTCGATGGCGGGCTTGCTGGTCGGCACACCATGGCTGATCTTCGGCGGGATCGTCCAGGAGATGGATGCCGGCGCGCGGTTCTGGCTGTCGACTGCGATGCTCGTCGGCGTGCCGCTGGCAATCGGGCGGTGGCTCGCGGCCCCGGCCCCTTGGCGCATCGCCCCCTCGCCGCTGTCCGTGCTGCGCGCCGACCGCACGGCGACGTTGCTGACCGGAGCGGTCGGAGGCGTGTGCAGCGGCCTGGTGATTACCGCCGTTGTGACGCTCATAGCCGAAAGCCCCGAGGGGATGCTCCTCTGGGCCGTGCTGGTGGGCTCGTTGACCGCTGTAATCGCGGTCTTCGGGACCGGAACGGCCTGGTCTGTCTACGTCCCGGCCCGAATGTGGCTGGCACTACGCGGTCACTTGCCGTGGCGCCTGACTTCCTTCCTGCGCGACGCTCACGCCAAGGGAATCCTGCGCAGCACGGGACCCGCCTACCAACTGCGCCACAACCTGCTCCGCGACTACCTGGCCGACCACTGGCAGGACACCCGAATCGCCGGCCCGGCGCCACTGCGGATCCCCCGCGCGCACCCCGCGCTCGCGCTCATCGCGGCAGCCGCCCTGCTGACGGCCGCCACGACCTTGGTAGAGGCGCAGACCCCTCTGCACCGGGTCTACTACCTGGACAACTACGACTCGTATTGGCACGCTCCTACGCTCCTCTTCAGCGCCGACGGCCAACGAATGTCCGCCTCCGCGGAGAGCGGAGGGTGGGGGGCGTGGGAAGTCGAGTCCGGCAGCTCGGTAACCGGAGTCCCGGTTACCGACTACAGCACTCGACGGATGGGGATCGATGAAAAGGGCGAGTGGTGCACCCTGTACAGGGAAGGTGTGGTGAAACGGGTGCGGTGCCTCGAACCCGCACTCGGTCCCTCTGAGAGCCGACGCCTCGAAGCCCTCATCGAAGACTTCTCAGATGAGGACTTCGTCGTCATCAGCCCCGACGGCGCCAAGTTGGCCGTGGCTGGATTGCACGGCAGCCTTTCTCTGGTGGAGCTTGACTTCACGGCGCCCACCATGACCACGGTCGCGAGAACCGTCGGCCCGTCGCTACAGTACGCTATGACGTTCAGCGCCAACAGTCGTGTGTTGGCCGTGGCAAACGTCGATTCCATCAGCGTGATCGGTATTGACGTGCCGCGAGCCTGGTCGCAGTCGAACCCCGGGATTGTCGTCGACATGGCGGTCAGTAATGACGGCGAACACGTCTCCACGACCGACGAAGACGGCCGAATCCACCTGTGGACCAGGGACGGCAAGCATTCCGTCACCACCTCGCGCTACGCCTCGACGGCGTTCAGTCCCGACAGCCGGATCCTCGCCGTCGCAGGAGAAGACGGCGAGATCACCTTATGGGACACCGCAAACCGCGAACGCACAGGCGTCCTGGACACACACCGCACACCGATCGACGACCTGGCCTTCAGCCCGGACGGCCGAATGCTGGCCACGGCGCATGGCGGGCGCCGCGTGTATCTGTGGCACATGTCGATGCCTTGA
- a CDS encoding MFS transporter — protein MESARGSGFGLLWAGQTASVVGGQIGDVSVRLLAATALAATPLQLGLLSAAQTIGFLLIALPAGVLADRVRRRPVLITSNLLRAGLLALVPLLWWLDVLTLPQLLAVVVLAGLAQVVFDVTYQSYVPALVGRAGLVTANGRLESTRSTAVAAGPALGGVLSQALGAVNAIFLTSVGYLASAFLLSRIRAVEERPARPEARSLRGEIAEGLKFVLGNKLLRATTVAATVFNFSYGITQPLVIVLLVRELVLTEAAVGAMLALAGAGGLVGALVAGKVADKIGRSRAIWVSELACVPAFLLLPLTFPGRGLAFFAVGYFLMHLILSVFNVSNLSFRQAICPDRLLGRMNASVRFLMWGALPLGGVTGGFLGTALGTRWALVAAGAGFLLAALVLLVSPLRRLRDLPETVAA, from the coding sequence GTGGAAAGCGCACGGGGGAGCGGTTTCGGGCTGCTGTGGGCCGGTCAGACGGCCAGCGTGGTCGGGGGCCAGATCGGCGACGTGTCCGTGCGGCTGCTGGCCGCGACCGCGCTCGCCGCGACACCGCTCCAGCTGGGCTTGCTGTCCGCGGCCCAGACCATCGGCTTCCTGCTCATCGCGTTGCCCGCCGGGGTGCTGGCCGACCGGGTGCGCCGGCGTCCCGTGCTGATCACCTCCAACCTGCTGCGCGCGGGTCTGCTCGCACTCGTGCCCCTGCTGTGGTGGCTCGACGTGCTGACGCTCCCGCAACTGCTCGCCGTCGTGGTCCTGGCGGGTCTCGCGCAGGTCGTGTTCGACGTGACCTACCAGTCGTACGTGCCCGCGCTGGTCGGGCGCGCGGGACTGGTGACCGCCAACGGGCGTCTGGAGTCCACCCGCTCGACGGCGGTGGCCGCGGGTCCGGCGCTCGGCGGCGTGCTGTCCCAGGCGCTCGGAGCGGTGAACGCGATCTTCCTGACCTCCGTCGGCTACCTCGCGTCGGCGTTCCTGCTGTCCCGCATACGCGCGGTCGAGGAACGGCCCGCGCGTCCCGAGGCGCGCTCGCTGCGCGGCGAGATCGCCGAAGGCCTGAAGTTCGTGCTGGGCAACAAGCTGCTGCGCGCGACCACGGTGGCGGCCACGGTCTTCAACTTCAGCTACGGCATCACCCAGCCGCTGGTCATCGTGCTGCTGGTGCGCGAGCTGGTGCTCACGGAGGCCGCGGTCGGTGCGATGCTCGCGCTGGCGGGGGCCGGCGGTCTCGTCGGCGCACTGGTGGCGGGCAAGGTCGCCGACAAGATCGGCCGCTCACGCGCCATCTGGGTGTCGGAACTCGCGTGCGTGCCCGCGTTCTTGTTGCTGCCGCTGACGTTTCCGGGTCGAGGCCTGGCCTTCTTCGCCGTCGGCTACTTCCTCATGCACCTGATCCTGTCGGTGTTCAACGTGTCGAACCTCAGTTTCCGCCAGGCGATCTGCCCCGACCGGCTGCTCGGCCGCATGAACGCGAGCGTGCGCTTCCTGATGTGGGGCGCGCTGCCGCTGGGTGGCGTGACGGGGGGCTTCCTGGGCACGGCGCTCGGCACGCGGTGGGCCCTCGTGGCGGCCGGCGCCGGTTTTCTCCTCGCCGCCCTGGTGCTGCTGGTCTCCCCGCTGCGGCGGCTGCGGGACCTCCCCGAGACGGTGGCGGCATGA
- a CDS encoding GNAT family N-acetyltransferase, which yields MTTSTPLTTVRAATTADLEDLRAIYNHAVRHTDATLDTEEKTAEQMAAWLAGHGGRNAAVVAERDGHVLGYGTLSPFAARGGYFPSTEISVYVAPDAQGMGVGGTLTGWLVDFAREEGYSTIISFNTDTNIASIRMIERHGFVRTGLIRHIGVKLGRLVNLAVFQLVFPENLPRYQDEQDTTP from the coding sequence ATGACCACCTCCACACCCCTCACCACCGTCCGGGCGGCCACCACCGCCGACCTGGAGGACCTGAGGGCGATCTACAACCACGCGGTGCGGCACACCGATGCCACCCTCGACACCGAGGAGAAGACAGCCGAGCAGATGGCCGCGTGGCTGGCCGGGCACGGTGGCCGCAACGCCGCCGTGGTCGCCGAGCGGGACGGCCACGTCCTCGGTTACGGCACCCTGAGCCCGTTCGCGGCGCGAGGTGGATACTTCCCCAGCACGGAGATCTCGGTCTACGTGGCGCCCGACGCCCAGGGCATGGGCGTCGGTGGGACGTTGACCGGGTGGCTGGTGGACTTCGCGCGCGAGGAGGGCTACAGCACCATCATCAGCTTCAACACGGACACGAACATCGCGTCGATCCGGATGATCGAGCGGCACGGGTTCGTGCGCACCGGCTTGATCCGGCACATCGGGGTGAAGCTGGGCAGGCTGGTGAACCTCGCGGTCTTCCAGCTGGTCTTCCCCGAGAACCTGCCCCGCTACCAGGACGAACAGGACACCACGCCATGA
- a CDS encoding serine/threonine-protein kinase: MSLTVNGSLLAGRYRLLESVGLGGMAEVYRAEDVVLGREVAVKVFRPGWDATARPRFEAEVRTLAGLSHPGLVPVHDAGTGCDTPFLVMRLVEGRTLRDEIADGPLPAPRVRRLGAELAEALAYVHDRGVVHRDVKPSNILLDDRDKPYLADFGLAHLPGATRLTRTDQMVGTAAYLAPEQVRGADVDHPADIYALGLVLLECLTGHREYPGGEVEAAVARLHRSPAIPGHLPADLASLVSSMTATAPDQRPTAVDCARALRLDPVEETVRVPAHVAKTAAVAVPSSARVPRKALLASAAALLGAISVAWAMAPGAQPVNSAPTSSSAATTTPPSATTPVSLSPAQSTTPAEQPAAQVDDTTRAPAVPEVARQPAADRVPAVQPGAKKQKDKPQPPGKGKK; encoded by the coding sequence GTGTCACTGACGGTGAACGGCAGCCTGCTGGCGGGCCGCTACCGGTTGCTGGAGTCGGTGGGTCTCGGTGGGATGGCCGAGGTCTACCGCGCGGAGGACGTGGTGCTGGGCCGTGAGGTGGCGGTCAAGGTGTTCCGGCCCGGTTGGGACGCCACGGCCCGCCCTCGGTTCGAGGCGGAGGTCCGCACGCTGGCCGGGTTGTCGCACCCCGGTCTCGTCCCGGTCCACGACGCCGGTACCGGGTGTGACACGCCGTTCCTGGTGATGCGGCTGGTGGAGGGGCGCACGCTGCGGGACGAGATCGCCGACGGGCCGTTGCCCGCGCCGCGGGTGCGGCGGTTGGGCGCGGAGCTGGCGGAGGCCTTGGCCTACGTGCACGACCGGGGGGTGGTGCACCGCGACGTCAAGCCGTCCAACATCCTGCTGGACGACCGGGACAAGCCCTACCTGGCCGACTTCGGCTTGGCCCACCTGCCCGGCGCGACCCGACTGACGCGCACCGACCAGATGGTGGGCACCGCGGCCTACCTCGCCCCCGAACAGGTCCGCGGCGCCGACGTCGACCACCCCGCCGACATCTACGCCCTCGGTCTGGTCCTGCTGGAATGCCTCACCGGCCACCGCGAGTACCCCGGAGGCGAGGTCGAGGCGGCCGTCGCCCGCCTGCACCGCTCCCCCGCCATCCCCGGGCACCTGCCGGCCGACCTGGCGAGCCTGGTGTCCTCGATGACCGCCACCGCCCCCGACCAACGGCCGACCGCCGTCGACTGCGCCCGCGCTCTGCGGCTCGACCCGGTCGAGGAGACCGTCCGGGTTCCGGCTCACGTCGCGAAGACCGCTGCGGTGGCCGTGCCGAGCTCGGCGCGAGTCCCGCGCAAGGCGCTCCTGGCCTCGGCCGCGGCGTTGCTGGGCGCGATCAGCGTCGCGTGGGCGATGGCCCCTGGCGCTCAACCGGTGAACTCGGCACCGACGTCCAGCAGTGCCGCGACCACCACGCCCCCCAGCGCCACGACCCCGGTCTCCCTCTCACCAGCGCAGAGCACGACACCAGCCGAGCAGCCCGCTGCCCAGGTCGACGACACCACCCGCGCTCCGGCCGTCCCGGAGGTCGCACGGCAACCGGCCGCCGACCGGGTTCCGGCTGTGCAACCGGGTGCGAAGAAGCAGAAGGACAAGCCACAGCCGCCCGGCAAGGGCAAGAAGTAG
- a CDS encoding GAF domain-containing protein, giving the protein MPTHTDPERLAAVRRYHILDAPADGNFDSVARVAALVFGTPIATVTIVDVDRVWFAACHGLSGVTQIGTEPGLCASAVLQDEAYVVNDGAVDPRTLDHPLVRGELGLRFYAAAPIITGDGYRLGTVNVIDREPREVTDAQVATLTALAGIVADQLELRLAAIQAVRAERGLDEAPGAHATASAKLAGQLRHLAAGHLDGEHPRTCQLGLSNPCDNPVEVKVADPWGDSAWACIRHAEQVIINERSTFIADQKLNGLERYLRAAKRRVAGPVRTP; this is encoded by the coding sequence GTGCCCACCCACACCGACCCCGAGCGTCTGGCGGCGGTCCGTCGCTACCACATCCTGGACGCGCCCGCCGACGGTAATTTCGACAGCGTCGCCCGTGTGGCCGCGCTGGTCTTCGGCACACCGATCGCGACCGTGACGATCGTGGACGTCGACCGCGTGTGGTTCGCGGCCTGCCACGGCCTGTCGGGCGTGACCCAGATCGGCACCGAGCCCGGCCTGTGCGCCTCGGCCGTGTTGCAGGACGAGGCGTACGTGGTGAACGACGGTGCGGTCGACCCCCGCACCCTGGACCACCCGCTGGTGCGCGGCGAGCTGGGCCTGCGCTTCTACGCCGCCGCGCCGATCATCACCGGCGACGGGTACCGGCTGGGCACGGTGAACGTGATCGACCGCGAACCCCGCGAGGTCACCGACGCCCAGGTCGCGACGCTCACCGCGCTGGCCGGGATCGTCGCCGACCAGTTGGAGCTGCGCCTGGCCGCGATCCAGGCGGTGCGTGCCGAACGCGGTCTGGACGAGGCTCCCGGAGCGCACGCCACCGCGTCGGCGAAGTTGGCGGGCCAACTGCGCCACCTCGCGGCCGGCCACCTCGACGGCGAGCACCCCCGGACGTGCCAGCTCGGCTTGTCGAACCCCTGCGACAACCCCGTCGAGGTCAAGGTCGCCGACCCGTGGGGCGACTCGGCCTGGGCCTGCATCCGACACGCCGAACAGGTCATCATCAACGAGCGGTCGACGTTCATCGCCGACCAGAAGCTCAACGGACTGGAGCGCTACCTGCGAGCCGCGAAGCGCCGCGTCGCCGGACCGGTGCGCACCCCTTGA
- a CDS encoding O-methyltransferase, with translation MTVSVRSTTAYAVIDTTLRGHAEYRDFQKGSMTRSDYSRWVESRFDELSGLGLDRDKQNLSTRFPLDDHACVTNALGTLAEDGLVPGADYPVDAFHEFAGRVAEEWDHGGRTTFIFPEEARLMFALTQQVRPRNAVFLGSYYGYWAVWALPAVAAAGGRATLVDIDEGVMSLAERNIAALGYSDVVDFVVADASEYARTLSDVDLCVLDAEGPLDAPDPDQRDKAIYYPHTRAVGHALPPGGLLVAHNVLLENLTGNAYFAGRIANNKAQFAKWSAHLEEFYDVHRVFATSEGVGVYRRNGLPCAG, from the coding sequence ATGACTGTCAGCGTGCGGTCGACGACGGCGTACGCCGTCATCGACACGACATTGCGCGGCCACGCGGAATACCGGGACTTCCAGAAAGGGTCGATGACCCGATCGGATTACTCACGCTGGGTCGAGTCGCGGTTCGACGAGCTGAGCGGACTTGGACTGGATCGCGACAAGCAGAACCTGTCCACGCGTTTTCCGCTGGACGACCACGCGTGTGTGACGAACGCGCTCGGCACACTCGCGGAAGATGGCCTCGTACCGGGCGCCGACTACCCGGTCGACGCGTTCCACGAGTTCGCCGGACGCGTGGCGGAAGAATGGGACCACGGCGGGCGAACGACCTTCATCTTCCCCGAGGAAGCCCGGTTGATGTTCGCGCTCACGCAGCAGGTGCGACCGCGCAACGCGGTGTTCCTCGGCTCTTACTACGGGTACTGGGCGGTGTGGGCGCTGCCGGCCGTCGCGGCCGCGGGCGGGCGGGCGACGCTCGTCGACATCGACGAGGGCGTGATGTCGCTGGCGGAGCGCAACATCGCCGCGCTCGGCTACTCCGACGTGGTCGACTTCGTGGTCGCCGACGCCTCCGAGTACGCGCGCACGCTGAGCGACGTGGACCTGTGCGTGCTCGACGCCGAGGGGCCCCTCGACGCGCCGGACCCCGATCAGAGGGACAAGGCCATCTACTACCCGCACACGCGGGCGGTCGGCCACGCACTGCCACCGGGCGGGTTGCTCGTGGCGCACAACGTGCTGCTGGAGAACCTGACCGGGAACGCCTACTTCGCGGGCCGCATCGCCAACAACAAGGCCCAGTTCGCCAAGTGGTCGGCGCACCTGGAGGAGTTCTACGACGTGCACCGCGTGTTCGCGACGTCCGAAGGCGTCGGCGTGTACCGGAGGAACGGGTTACCGTGTGCGGGGTGA